In the genome of Gammaproteobacteria bacterium, one region contains:
- the rpsO gene encoding 30S ribosomal protein S15 → MALTAADKDKVIKDYQTSASDTGSPEVQIALLSARIDDLSGHFKQHIHDHHSRQGLLKMVNARRKLLSYLKNKDLERYRTLIGRLGLRK, encoded by the coding sequence ATGGCTTTAACAGCAGCTGACAAAGACAAAGTAATCAAAGACTATCAAACCAGCGCATCGGACACAGGTTCACCTGAAGTTCAGATTGCTCTACTTTCTGCAAGAATCGATGACCTTTCAGGTCATTTCAAACAACACATTCATGACCATCATTCACGCCAGGGTTTGTTGAAAATGGTCAATGCTCGTCGCAAGCTTCTTAGCTATCTCAAGAACAAAGATCTGGAGCGTTACAGAACGCTGATTGGACGTCTTGGACTGCGTAAGTAA
- the pnp gene encoding polyribonucleotide nucleotidyltransferase yields the protein MTRISKSFQYGAHTVKLETGEVARQASAAVFASVGDTTVLVTAVGKKSADEGRDFFPLTVNYQERAYAAGKIPGGFFKREGRPSEKETLTSRLIDRPIRPLFPKGFKNEVQVIATVVSVDSNIDPDIASMLGTSAALAISGMPFMGPIGAARVGYKNGEYILNPTISETAESALDLVVAGTENAVLMVESEAKELSEEVMLGAVVFGHDQMQAAIKAINEFAAEVNNPSWDWQAPEKDNSLADAVATAAEARITEAYKIQEKQTRGDTLGVIRGEVVEKLTAKEGQEGWSAMDVGNAVSDLEKKIVRGSIIAGNPRIDGRDTDTVRQITIRTGVLPRTHGSALFTRGETQAIVVTTLGTERDAQVIDAIEGEYREPFMLHYNFPPYCVGETGMVGSPKRREIGHGRLAKRGVAAMMPSVKDFPYSIRVVSEITESNGSSSMASVCGASLSLMDAGVPLKAPVAGIAMGLIKEANGFAVLTDILGDEDHLGDMDFKVAGSTSGITALQMDIKIDGITKEIMEVALEKARNGRMYILEKMNEVINKPREEMSEYAPRYITIKINPDRIRDVIGKGGATIRAITEETGTSIDITDDGVVKIASVDMAAGEAAKKRVIELTADVEVGMVYEGKVSKIMDFGAFVNVLPGKDGLVHISQISDERVENVTDKLKEGDMVKVKVLEIDKQGRIRLSMKAVEA from the coding sequence GTGACTCGGATAAGCAAAAGCTTTCAATATGGCGCACACACAGTCAAGCTGGAAACTGGTGAGGTGGCGCGACAGGCATCAGCGGCGGTATTCGCCAGCGTTGGTGACACCACGGTACTCGTCACTGCAGTAGGCAAAAAGTCAGCCGATGAAGGGCGAGACTTTTTTCCACTGACAGTAAACTATCAAGAACGTGCATATGCCGCCGGTAAAATACCCGGCGGTTTTTTTAAGCGCGAAGGTCGTCCAAGCGAGAAAGAAACACTGACCTCTCGTCTGATTGACCGTCCTATTCGTCCGCTGTTTCCTAAAGGTTTCAAGAACGAAGTTCAGGTCATTGCGACAGTTGTGTCTGTAGACAGTAATATCGATCCAGATATTGCTTCTATGTTGGGTACATCAGCAGCACTGGCGATCTCCGGTATGCCTTTCATGGGCCCTATCGGTGCAGCACGTGTTGGTTACAAGAATGGCGAATACATCTTGAACCCGACGATTTCAGAAACAGCCGAATCTGCTCTGGACCTGGTCGTTGCCGGTACTGAAAATGCGGTTCTTATGGTTGAGTCTGAGGCGAAAGAGCTTTCCGAAGAAGTCATGTTGGGTGCAGTCGTGTTTGGACACGATCAGATGCAAGCGGCAATCAAGGCGATTAATGAATTTGCTGCTGAAGTCAACAATCCTTCCTGGGATTGGCAGGCACCTGAAAAAGACAACAGTCTCGCGGATGCGGTTGCAACTGCAGCAGAAGCGCGCATTACTGAAGCCTATAAGATTCAGGAAAAGCAGACGCGTGGTGATACCTTGGGTGTGATCCGAGGAGAAGTTGTTGAAAAGCTGACCGCCAAAGAAGGCCAGGAAGGCTGGTCAGCAATGGACGTCGGCAATGCGGTCAGCGATCTTGAAAAGAAGATTGTACGCGGCTCTATCATCGCGGGTAATCCTCGTATCGATGGTCGCGACACTGACACGGTTCGTCAGATTACGATACGTACAGGCGTTCTACCACGCACTCATGGTTCTGCTTTGTTCACGCGTGGTGAGACTCAGGCTATCGTTGTAACGACTTTGGGTACTGAGCGTGACGCACAGGTTATCGATGCAATCGAAGGCGAGTACCGCGAGCCTTTCATGCTGCACTACAACTTTCCTCCATATTGTGTTGGTGAAACCGGTATGGTGGGTTCTCCTAAGCGTCGTGAAATCGGTCATGGTCGTCTGGCCAAGCGTGGTGTTGCGGCAATGATGCCAAGCGTTAAAGATTTCCCATACAGTATCCGTGTTGTATCTGAGATCACTGAATCCAATGGATCAAGCTCTATGGCCTCTGTGTGTGGCGCGAGTCTTTCATTGATGGACGCTGGTGTTCCTTTGAAGGCGCCTGTCGCGGGTATCGCGATGGGTCTGATCAAAGAAGCCAATGGCTTTGCCGTTTTGACTGATATCCTGGGTGACGAAGATCACTTGGGTGACATGGACTTTAAAGTTGCCGGTTCGACTTCAGGTATTACTGCGCTGCAGATGGATATCAAGATCGACGGTATCACCAAGGAGATCATGGAAGTCGCACTGGAAAAGGCACGCAATGGTCGTATGTACATCCTTGAAAAGATGAACGAGGTGATCAATAAGCCACGTGAAGAAATGTCAGAATACGCCCCACGTTACATCACGATCAAGATCAATCCTGATCGCATACGTGATGTTATCGGTAAGGGTGGCGCGACTATCCGTGCGATTACTGAAGAGACTGGTACTTCTATCGATATTACTGACGACGGTGTTGTTAAGATCGCGTCGGTTGATATGGCTGCCGGCGAAGCCGCCAAGAAGCGCGTTATCGAGCTGACTGCTGACGTTGAAGTCGGTATGGTTTACGAAGGTAAGGTTAGCAAGATAATGGACTTCGGTGCTTTCGTTAATGTTCTGCCAGGCAAAGATGGGCTTGTCCATATTTCCCAGATTTCCGATGAGCGCGTCGAGAATGTTACCGACAAGCTGAAGGAAGGCGATATGGTCAAGGTCAAGGTTCTGGAAATTGACAAACAAGGCCGTATCCGTTTGAGCATGAAGGCTGTTGAAGCTTGA
- a CDS encoding FecR family protein, which produces MRLSISLIFLALLAPQCLLAEEAGKIAAIEGNAFYHPGSQPRGEPITGTGRQVEVGDMIRTKHQASAGVILIDGSKVAIDEQSSAIFRLQNAIDVDSGTVVVDIKKRGGLSGFQIKTKTAVIGVKGTQFVVAADDKNLSVYTREGTVSVESIKGEFKQYKRKVMDEFAAFKKQMQDGFEQFKAEQQREFVGFVKSIDVKAGKMISISGEDLEEADVSKELENKFDLLNF; this is translated from the coding sequence ATGCGACTATCAATTTCACTTATATTTCTAGCTTTATTGGCGCCGCAATGTTTGCTTGCCGAGGAAGCAGGCAAAATCGCCGCTATCGAAGGCAATGCTTTCTATCATCCCGGGTCTCAGCCGCGAGGAGAACCGATTACAGGTACCGGTAGACAAGTCGAAGTGGGCGACATGATTCGTACTAAACATCAGGCTAGCGCCGGTGTCATCCTGATTGATGGCTCCAAGGTAGCGATTGATGAACAGTCGAGTGCCATATTTCGCCTGCAAAACGCCATTGATGTTGATAGTGGTACCGTAGTCGTGGATATTAAAAAACGTGGTGGTTTGTCAGGTTTTCAGATTAAGACCAAAACCGCGGTAATTGGCGTCAAGGGAACACAGTTTGTCGTAGCGGCCGATGATAAAAATCTGTCCGTTTATACCCGTGAGGGGACGGTCAGTGTTGAATCTATCAAGGGCGAGTTCAAACAATACAAACGCAAGGTGATGGATGAATTCGCCGCGTTCAAGAAGCAGATGCAGGACGGTTTTGAGCAGTTCAAGGCCGAGCAACAGCGAGAGTTTGTCGGCTTTGTGAAATCCATAGATGTCAAAGCTGGGAAAATGATTTCCATTTCCGGTGAGGACCTGGAAGAGGCCGACGTCAGCAAAGAACTTGAGAATAAATTTGATCTGCTGAATTTTTAG
- a CDS encoding adenylate/guanylate cyclase domain-containing protein — MQQRLHLPLFYSLVMTITLAAVMYPVPGFNSLALWFNDLKLKTQYQLAPSAIDERIIVVEVDEPSINQIGRWPWDRSVFAKLIDGLREASVVGLDMVFSEASNRDQDQALADSIRQANNVVLGYFFQDASTQKVSQIEDASLDECSLYNVELVSETVSLPEFPHAESNIATIHNSAISCGYFSIHPDSDGLYRRYLLTAVHKGLVLPSFALQMLRFYQNAEPELVIGKETDFLLTTANQQFSNYRMRLSFASGIQRISASKIVSGEVPANTFKDKLVIVGVTETGLFDMRPTPVDAAMPGVYIHAAALNDLLNGSELKNNTTLEFVLLGLVILVCLLAYRMRRLEIRVPCYVLAVGVILALSYSLVLNKIWIQELQILFALVLLSSFNEISLFRKANRNAEYLKSAFSAYVSDQLVKQIIKDPDALTLGGKEKTISVLFSDIRNFTSLSETLSPSELIAVLNEFFDPLTQVALSHDGMLDKYIGDAMMVIYNAPVDVDNHAHKACISALEMVSLTGTLNEKIAHRVSTRIEIGIGVNTGNAVVGNVGSSKRFSYTALGDSVNTASRLEGLTKQYGVKIILSEHTFNELRDTELFFLRHLDRVRVKGKKEAINIYELDWQESRSDTLKVRYEAALGRYFSGEFKEAQGLFADLSKEFQDRASQVLADRCKVLCLQPPPRWDGAAALEK; from the coding sequence TTGCAACAACGACTGCATTTGCCGCTCTTTTACAGCCTGGTAATGACAATTACCTTGGCTGCGGTAATGTATCCTGTTCCCGGATTCAATTCCCTCGCACTATGGTTCAATGATTTAAAATTGAAAACGCAGTATCAACTCGCCCCGTCAGCGATTGATGAACGTATTATCGTGGTTGAAGTCGACGAACCGAGCATTAACCAAATCGGGCGCTGGCCTTGGGATCGTTCCGTATTCGCAAAATTAATCGACGGTCTGAGAGAAGCATCGGTTGTTGGTCTGGATATGGTGTTTTCAGAAGCGTCAAACCGAGACCAGGACCAGGCCCTCGCAGATTCGATACGTCAGGCGAACAATGTTGTGCTAGGCTATTTCTTCCAGGATGCGTCTACCCAGAAAGTCTCACAAATCGAAGACGCCTCTTTGGATGAGTGCAGTCTATACAATGTCGAATTGGTTTCTGAAACGGTTTCCCTGCCCGAGTTTCCTCACGCTGAATCCAATATCGCTACCATTCACAACAGCGCCATCAGCTGCGGCTATTTTTCGATACATCCGGATAGCGATGGCTTATATCGTCGATATCTTCTCACGGCGGTACATAAGGGTTTGGTGTTACCGTCATTTGCACTGCAGATGTTACGATTTTATCAAAACGCAGAACCGGAGCTGGTGATAGGCAAGGAAACAGATTTTCTTCTAACGACAGCGAATCAACAGTTCTCCAACTACCGTATGCGTTTGTCTTTCGCATCGGGTATCCAGCGTATTTCTGCGTCGAAAATTGTTAGTGGTGAGGTTCCAGCGAATACGTTCAAAGACAAGCTAGTGATTGTTGGTGTAACGGAAACCGGTCTGTTTGATATGCGCCCTACTCCGGTTGATGCGGCTATGCCAGGTGTCTACATACATGCAGCGGCGCTCAATGATTTACTGAATGGCTCTGAACTTAAGAATAACACGACGCTGGAGTTTGTACTCCTGGGATTAGTAATTTTGGTATGCCTACTAGCCTATCGAATGCGCCGCCTGGAAATTCGCGTACCGTGTTACGTACTAGCGGTGGGTGTAATCTTAGCTCTATCCTATTCACTCGTTCTAAATAAGATCTGGATACAGGAATTACAAATACTTTTTGCGCTTGTACTTCTGAGTAGCTTTAACGAAATCAGTCTGTTTAGAAAGGCCAACCGCAACGCAGAGTACCTCAAGAGCGCCTTCTCAGCCTATGTTTCCGATCAGCTTGTCAAACAAATCATCAAAGACCCGGATGCACTAACTCTCGGTGGAAAAGAGAAAACTATTAGCGTGCTATTTTCTGATATTCGAAACTTTACATCGCTCTCTGAGACCCTATCTCCCTCCGAATTAATCGCTGTACTCAATGAGTTTTTCGACCCCTTGACCCAAGTCGCCCTCTCCCACGATGGCATGTTGGACAAATATATCGGCGACGCAATGATGGTCATCTACAACGCCCCCGTCGATGTCGACAATCATGCGCATAAAGCATGTATCAGCGCTTTGGAAATGGTTTCATTGACCGGCACGTTAAATGAGAAAATTGCACACCGAGTGTCCACACGCATTGAGATAGGTATCGGAGTTAACACAGGTAATGCAGTGGTCGGCAACGTTGGTTCTAGTAAGCGATTCTCGTATACTGCATTGGGCGATAGCGTTAACACGGCTTCTCGTTTGGAAGGTCTGACTAAACAATATGGTGTAAAGATTATCTTGAGTGAACATACCTTTAATGAACTACGAGACACTGAGTTGTTTTTCCTTCGACATTTAGATCGCGTGCGAGTCAAAGGTAAGAAAGAGGCGATTAACATCTATGAGCTTGATTGGCAGGAGTCTCGTTCCGATACCTTAAAAGTGCGCTACGAAGCAGCACTGGGTCGGTATTTTTCCGGGGAATTCAAAGAAGCTCAGGGATTGTTTGCTGATCTATCCAAAGAATTTCAAGATAGGGCGTCACAGGTGCTGGCAGACAGGTGTAAAGTATTATGCTTGCAGCCTCCACCGCGCTGGGATGGCGCGGCGGCTTTAGAAAAATAG